One genomic window of Aethina tumida isolate Nest 87 chromosome 3, icAetTumi1.1, whole genome shotgun sequence includes the following:
- the LOC109608209 gene encoding uncharacterized protein LOC109608209 isoform X1 translates to MDADYSMDSEYYGSQQQSRRSRALRRPSLERQTTLYDDSNYYGQPNYYPEPNVTQVGYMMTGSQTFNQNQSCDEYYDTLPYPFQEERYGQDEEDRQWDSGGYYNTAPPVSNKPKKLPSIPVIQNHNKRRNSVTTVDEGYANYDDQFGRLIQTPTSRRRMPQIPSKRTTSRQSSMNDPDMFDGCYTPENSTHRGASLPPTPTKISKVIHRLPNQNKPFNSLPPTPGRLLPKPHLNNRSAKSLRNNPIVRTTSAEYTDNMTDGYDVYGVRQGAMSAPYNEDYNYAYQSIDNLPAQPEEVDITPVSSMTSDNRTSINANVVNGTDQYNQDYFYNTAQSEVDYEDRNYFDVPQTKNGTGKRDSSLLMQQTTDSLESKDDEYKDSYDTAVSSVNSSLHQLKSTPYSEYSTAAEMVVTNTTPTVVQPIESHQQVNSVTTSQYYGDQQQNKAIVTNSLPSVTVAQVHNNHTNYVNNKASTKGYLKAQESIEQPRRGLSATVSVDQTYYDIEEENYPEQYNHYDDHADPYLEPQESVETYVEEESDVPNGLDYTNKAINHDQNHDSPSSVIHVENYDDTHSLRRGSSQITVVDPYHPSLQRSLVQPGSRRASATDPFPTRRTSGDAFQSFDDPYAIPPSRKQSLVDAVGNQRRASLRHSPTPPEHEDIPEEERADIVDDDVPEKKSVSFEEEEEAKQQRPQVTAQQRWLWAYNKIIMQLNVCLLLYKNFLF, encoded by the exons cattaCGTAGACCTAGTTTAGAAAGACAAACAACGTTGTACGATGACTCAAATTATTATGGGCAACCCAACTATTATCCTGAACCTAATGTCACTCAAGTGGGTTACATGATGACggg ATCGCAAACATTTAATCAGAACCAAAGCTGTGACGAATACTACGACACGCTTCCGTATCCATTCCAAGAGGAGCGATATGGTCAAGATGAGGAGGATCGCCAATGGGATTCCGGGGGGTACTATAACACCGCACCACCAGTATCCAACAAACCTAAGAAATTACCATCGATACCAGTCATACAGAACCATAATAAGCGACGGAACTCAGTCACCACCGTTGACGAAGGATATGCAAATTATGACGATCAGTTTGGACGGCTTATCCAGACACCGACGAGTCGGAGAAGAATGCCCCAAATACCATCGAAACGGACTACAAGCAGACAGAGCTCGATGAATGATCCGGATATGTTCGATGGGTGTTACACCCCTGAGAATTCGACGCATAGGGGAGCCAGTTTGCCGCCCACCCCCACGAAAATCTCGAAG gtAATTCACCGATTACCGAATCAAAATAAGCCATTCAACAGTCTGCCCCCAACGCCAGGCCGGTTATTGCCGAAACCCCACCTGAATAATCGAAGTGCCAAGTCGCTACGAAACAATCCAATCGTACGCACTACCTCGGCTGAGTATACGGATAACATGACCGATGGTTATGACGTCTACGGGGTGCGCCAGGGTGCTATGAGCGCACCTTATAACGAAGACTACAACTATGCATATCAGAGTATAGATAATTTGCCGGCACAGCCGGAGGAAGTAGATATTACCCCCGTGTCTAGTATGACCAGTGATAATAGAACTAGTATCAATGCGAATGTGGTGAATGGGACGGACCAGTACAACCAAGATTATTTCTATAACACAGCTCAATCTGAAGTGGATTATGAGGACAGAAATTACTTCGATGTTCCACAAACAAAAAACGGAACAGGAAAGAGGGACAGTAGTTTGTTGATGCAACAGACAACTGACAGTCTCGAGTCGAAGGACGACGAGTATAAGGATTCGTACGATACTGCAGTTTCCTCAGTTAACAGTTCTCTCCATCAGTTGAAATCTACTCCGTATTCGGAATACTCAACGGCGGCGGAGATGGTAGTAACGAACACAACGCCAACAGTAGTACAACCGATCGAGAGCCACCAGCAAGTGAATTCCGTAACAACGTCGCAATATTACGGGGACCAGCAACAAAATAAAGCAATAGTGACGAATTCTTTGCCGAGTGTGACCGTAGCGCAAGTACACAACAATCATACAAACTATGTTAACAACAAAGCTTCCACCAAAGGATACCTGAAAGCACAAGAAAGTATTGAACAACCGAGACGAGGACTGAGCGCCACCGTATCGGTGGACCAAACGTATTATGACATTGAAGAAGAAAATTACCCGGAACAATACAATCACTACGACGACCATGCCGACCCGTATCTGGAACCGCAGGAATCGGTCGAGACCTACGTGGAGGAAGAAAGCGACGTGCCCAACGGCCTCGACTACACCAACAAAGCAATAAACCATGACCAAAACCACGACTCTCCCTCATCTGTGATACATGTGGAGAACTACGATGACACACATAGTCTGAGGCGCGGTTCCTCCCAAATAACCGTCGTCGATCCGTACCATCCGTCACTGCAACGGTCCCTCGTGCAGCCGGGAAGCCGCCGCGCATCTGCAACCGATCCATTCCCGACGCGACGCACATCCGGTGACGCTTTCCAAAGTTTCGACGATCCGTACGCGATTCCCCCGTCCCGGAAGCAATCTCTGGTGGACGCGGTCGGTAACCAGAGACGCGCGTCCCTTAGGCACTCGCCGACGCCGCCGGAACACGAGGACATCCCCGAAGAGGAGCGTGCCGATATTGTCGACGACGATGTGCCCGAGAAGAAGAGCGTGTCCTTCGAAGAGGAGGAGGAGGCCAAACAGCAGAGGCCGCAGGTCACCGCGCAGCAGCGATGGTTGTGGGCGTACAATAAGATCATCATGCAACTAAACGTATGTCttcttctttataaaaattttttattttag
- the LOC109608209 gene encoding uncharacterized protein LOC109608209 isoform X2 gives MDADYSMDSEYYGSQQQSRRSRALRRPSLERQTTLYDDSNYYGQPNYYPEPNVTQVGYMMTGSQTFNQNQSCDEYYDTLPYPFQEERYGQDEEDRQWDSGGYYNTAPPVSNKPKKLPSIPVIQNHNKRRNSVTTVDEGYANYDDQFGRLIQTPTSRRRMPQIPSKRTTSRQSSMNDPDMFDGCYTPENSTHRGASLPPTPTKISKVIHRLPNQNKPFNSLPPTPGRLLPKPHLNNRSAKSLRNNPIVRTTSAEYTDNMTDGYDVYGVRQGAMSAPYNEDYNYAYQSIDNLPAQPEEVDITPVSSMTSDNRTSINANVVNGTDQYNQDYFYNTAQSEVDYEDRNYFDVPQTKNGTGKRDSSLLMQQTTDSLESKDDEYKDSYDTAVSSVNSSLHQLKSTPYSEYSTAAEMVVTNTTPTVVQPIESHQQVNSVTTSQYYGDQQQNKAIVTNSLPSVTVAQVHNNHTNYVNNKASTKGYLKAQESIEQPRRGLSATVSVDQTYYDIEEENYPEQYNHYDDHADPYLEPQESVETYVEEESDVPNGLDYTNKAINHDQNHDSPSSVIHVENYDDTHSLRRGSSQITVVDPYHPSLQRSLVQPGSRRASATDPFPTRRTSGDAFQSFDDPYAIPPSRKQSLVDAVGNQRRASLRHSPTPPEHEDIPEEERADIVDDDVPEKKSVSFEEEEEAKQQRPQVTAQQRWLWAYNKIIMQLNVSE, from the exons cattaCGTAGACCTAGTTTAGAAAGACAAACAACGTTGTACGATGACTCAAATTATTATGGGCAACCCAACTATTATCCTGAACCTAATGTCACTCAAGTGGGTTACATGATGACggg ATCGCAAACATTTAATCAGAACCAAAGCTGTGACGAATACTACGACACGCTTCCGTATCCATTCCAAGAGGAGCGATATGGTCAAGATGAGGAGGATCGCCAATGGGATTCCGGGGGGTACTATAACACCGCACCACCAGTATCCAACAAACCTAAGAAATTACCATCGATACCAGTCATACAGAACCATAATAAGCGACGGAACTCAGTCACCACCGTTGACGAAGGATATGCAAATTATGACGATCAGTTTGGACGGCTTATCCAGACACCGACGAGTCGGAGAAGAATGCCCCAAATACCATCGAAACGGACTACAAGCAGACAGAGCTCGATGAATGATCCGGATATGTTCGATGGGTGTTACACCCCTGAGAATTCGACGCATAGGGGAGCCAGTTTGCCGCCCACCCCCACGAAAATCTCGAAG gtAATTCACCGATTACCGAATCAAAATAAGCCATTCAACAGTCTGCCCCCAACGCCAGGCCGGTTATTGCCGAAACCCCACCTGAATAATCGAAGTGCCAAGTCGCTACGAAACAATCCAATCGTACGCACTACCTCGGCTGAGTATACGGATAACATGACCGATGGTTATGACGTCTACGGGGTGCGCCAGGGTGCTATGAGCGCACCTTATAACGAAGACTACAACTATGCATATCAGAGTATAGATAATTTGCCGGCACAGCCGGAGGAAGTAGATATTACCCCCGTGTCTAGTATGACCAGTGATAATAGAACTAGTATCAATGCGAATGTGGTGAATGGGACGGACCAGTACAACCAAGATTATTTCTATAACACAGCTCAATCTGAAGTGGATTATGAGGACAGAAATTACTTCGATGTTCCACAAACAAAAAACGGAACAGGAAAGAGGGACAGTAGTTTGTTGATGCAACAGACAACTGACAGTCTCGAGTCGAAGGACGACGAGTATAAGGATTCGTACGATACTGCAGTTTCCTCAGTTAACAGTTCTCTCCATCAGTTGAAATCTACTCCGTATTCGGAATACTCAACGGCGGCGGAGATGGTAGTAACGAACACAACGCCAACAGTAGTACAACCGATCGAGAGCCACCAGCAAGTGAATTCCGTAACAACGTCGCAATATTACGGGGACCAGCAACAAAATAAAGCAATAGTGACGAATTCTTTGCCGAGTGTGACCGTAGCGCAAGTACACAACAATCATACAAACTATGTTAACAACAAAGCTTCCACCAAAGGATACCTGAAAGCACAAGAAAGTATTGAACAACCGAGACGAGGACTGAGCGCCACCGTATCGGTGGACCAAACGTATTATGACATTGAAGAAGAAAATTACCCGGAACAATACAATCACTACGACGACCATGCCGACCCGTATCTGGAACCGCAGGAATCGGTCGAGACCTACGTGGAGGAAGAAAGCGACGTGCCCAACGGCCTCGACTACACCAACAAAGCAATAAACCATGACCAAAACCACGACTCTCCCTCATCTGTGATACATGTGGAGAACTACGATGACACACATAGTCTGAGGCGCGGTTCCTCCCAAATAACCGTCGTCGATCCGTACCATCCGTCACTGCAACGGTCCCTCGTGCAGCCGGGAAGCCGCCGCGCATCTGCAACCGATCCATTCCCGACGCGACGCACATCCGGTGACGCTTTCCAAAGTTTCGACGATCCGTACGCGATTCCCCCGTCCCGGAAGCAATCTCTGGTGGACGCGGTCGGTAACCAGAGACGCGCGTCCCTTAGGCACTCGCCGACGCCGCCGGAACACGAGGACATCCCCGAAGAGGAGCGTGCCGATATTGTCGACGACGATGTGCCCGAGAAGAAGAGCGTGTCCTTCGAAGAGGAGGAGGAGGCCAAACAGCAGAGGCCGCAGGTCACCGCGCAGCAGCGATGGTTGTGGGCGTACAATAAGATCATCATGCAACTAAAC